The Methanosphaera sp. BMS genome contains a region encoding:
- the rplJ gene encoding 50S ribosomal protein L16 produces MVRPYTRKDYIRKIPASKIVQYDMGNLTEDFPLQVTLAVKDHAHLSHNSLEAARIAANRYLQRTTGKLGYRLKIRVYPHHIVRENPMATGAGADRVQSGMRGAFGKAVSSEALVRANQKIITAYVNVKDFESAKIALNRAGMKLPVTCKLVVDKGNDLVQF; encoded by the coding sequence ATGGTACGTCCATATACAAGAAAAGATTATATTAGGAAAATACCAGCATCCAAAATTGTTCAGTATGATATGGGAAACTTAACAGAAGACTTTCCTTTACAAGTAACATTAGCAGTTAAAGATCATGCACATTTATCACATAATTCTTTAGAGGCTGCTAGGATTGCTGCAAACAGATATTTACAAAGAACAACCGGAAAACTCGGTTACAGATTAAAAATAAGAGTATATCCACATCACATAGTAAGAGAAAATCCTATGGCAACTGGTGCAGGGGCAGATAGGGTTCAGAGTGGTATGAGAGGAGCATTCGGTAAAGCTGTAAGTTCTGAAGCTTTAGTTCGTGCAAATCAAAAAATTATCACAGCTTATGTAAATGTGAAAGATTTCGAAAGTGCTAAAATAGCATTAAACAGGGCTGGAATGAAACTACCTGTAACATGTAAACTTGTCGTCGACAAAGGTAACGATTTAGTTCAGTTCTAA
- a CDS encoding KEOPS complex subunit Pcc1, with the protein MNVKTRMVFTYKSKQLAEIAYNSLYPDNENHIESFVEDNRLTCIIENENIGSVLNTIEDLIQCEKVIEVTSEII; encoded by the coding sequence ATGAACGTTAAAACTAGAATGGTATTCACCTATAAAAGCAAGCAATTGGCTGAAATTGCTTATAATTCATTGTACCCGGACAATGAAAATCACATCGAAAGCTTCGTTGAAGACAATAGATTAACATGTATTATTGAAAACGAAAATATCGGCAGTGTACTTAACACCATTGAGGATTTGATTCAATGTGAAAAGGTTATTGAGGTAACTTCCGAAATTATTTAA
- a CDS encoding peptidylprolyl isomerase, producing the protein MPIEENDFIRLNYTGKVQQNGEVFDTTYEEVAEEAGIKVEGKDYHPIVLSVGADQVLSALQDQLIGLEVGEEKTIEIPCEDAFGKKDPSLIQLIPMKEFKQQNIRPFPGMPISLDGQQGIVRTVDGGRVRVDFNHRLAGKDIVYDVVIEEKIEDDVEKIKGLIDVYYGNPNINLEKTEVEIEDGTAKIILDKLAGFEQRTVQEVTLAKFQVARVAYENIDSVEKVQFIDEYQEVVPQENEEVSDVEDVFGTEEANDAEVEEEVPEVLNEDEQ; encoded by the coding sequence ATGCCAATAGAAGAAAATGATTTTATAAGATTAAACTACACAGGAAAAGTACAGCAAAACGGTGAAGTGTTCGACACAACCTATGAAGAAGTAGCTGAAGAAGCGGGAATCAAAGTTGAAGGTAAAGATTACCATCCAATAGTATTATCAGTAGGTGCAGACCAAGTACTATCCGCTCTACAAGATCAATTAATTGGTTTAGAAGTAGGAGAAGAAAAAACAATCGAAATACCATGTGAAGATGCATTCGGTAAAAAAGATCCAAGTCTAATCCAACTCATTCCAATGAAAGAATTCAAACAACAAAACATCAGACCATTCCCTGGTATGCCTATAAGCCTAGACGGTCAACAAGGTATTGTCAGAACAGTAGATGGCGGAAGAGTAAGAGTAGACTTCAACCACAGATTAGCAGGCAAAGACATAGTATATGATGTAGTAATTGAAGAAAAAATTGAAGATGACGTGGAAAAAATCAAAGGATTAATCGATGTATACTATGGAAATCCAAATATAAACCTGGAAAAAACAGAAGTTGAAATAGAAGATGGCACAGCTAAAATCATACTCGACAAACTAGCAGGATTTGAACAGAGAACAGTTCAAGAAGTTACATTAGCAAAATTCCAAGTAGCACGTGTAGCATATGAAAACATAGATTCAGTTGAAAAAGTTCAATTCATCGATGAATACCAGGAAGTAGTACCTCAGGAAAATGAAGAAGTATCAGATGTTGAAGATGTATTCGGAACAGAAGAAGCAAATGATGCTGAAGTTGAAGAAGAAGTACCTGAAGTATTAAATGAAGATGAGCAATAA
- a CDS encoding nucleotidyltransferase family protein — protein sequence MMIEDYVENILLEDKRQFYKDLDMEKIEMSCNKNITPVIADFTEYSPLHNGHLYCMQEAKRLHPEALFVAIIPGLFERNGRGLPYILDRYNRANLAISLGADIAIEGPPMGVMGSGQYSLCLSLLFKTLNADYIPRGYISQDAKFKNILNYINNGKPVAPRPYKIISMDDKKVLLDGKLSNDDYVIVSLAKSLTKLDFDYKGKFIFIPRLENVSGSLIREKISNKDFDNLDDMLPQNTIDTLKKAISESKAPLHEYRAERILLDNVNTFDEEKLSNLTLMDDKTVENIINNRPFEDVSSILENISQGFSTHRKQRILSVLETGILKDEIHKYINNYPQKIRVLGYKNEETLSKFKNNLNNNSIGDNKIICQ from the coding sequence ATGATGATAGAAGATTATGTTGAAAATATATTACTTGAAGATAAAAGACAGTTTTATAAGGACTTGGATATGGAAAAAATCGAGATGTCATGTAATAAAAATATCACCCCCGTGATAGCAGATTTCACGGAGTACTCTCCATTGCATAATGGTCATTTATATTGTATGCAGGAGGCAAAACGCCTACATCCTGAAGCGTTATTTGTAGCTATAATACCGGGCTTGTTTGAACGCAACGGTAGAGGACTTCCATATATACTTGATCGTTACAACAGGGCAAATCTGGCAATCAGCTTGGGTGCCGACATTGCTATAGAAGGCCCACCTATGGGAGTTATGGGTTCAGGACAGTACTCGTTGTGTCTGTCATTACTTTTTAAAACATTAAATGCTGATTACATACCACGTGGATACATCAGTCAGGATGCGAAATTTAAAAATATATTGAACTACATAAATAATGGTAAGCCAGTAGCACCACGGCCATACAAAATTATATCAATGGACGATAAAAAAGTGCTGCTTGATGGAAAGCTATCAAATGACGATTACGTTATTGTTTCATTAGCTAAGTCATTAACAAAACTAGATTTTGATTACAAGGGTAAATTTATTTTTATTCCTCGTCTGGAGAATGTCAGTGGTAGTCTAATCAGAGAAAAAATATCCAACAAGGACTTTGACAATCTTGATGACATGCTGCCACAGAACACCATAGATACTTTAAAAAAGGCCATCAGTGAATCCAAAGCCCCATTACATGAATACAGGGCTGAAAGGATTCTATTAGATAACGTCAATACCTTTGACGAAGAAAAGTTATCCAATTTAACACTGATGGACGACAAAACGGTTGAAAATATTATCAACAACCGGCCGTTTGAGGATGTTTCAAGTATATTGGAGAACATATCTCAAGGATTCAGTACCCATAGAAAACAGAGAATACTAAGTGTATTGGAAACAGGTATTTTAAAGGATGAGATACATAAATATATAAATAACTATCCTCAGAAAATTAGAGTATTAGGATATAAAAATGAAGAAACTCTTAGTAAATTTAAAAATAATTTAAATAATAATTCAATAGGAGATAATAAGATAATATGCCAATAG
- a CDS encoding dihydroorotase family protein, with the protein MNNLILKNCKFSDKQIKNIIIEDGKIAKITKTLSKSDLTSDNIIDLKEKYVIPGLIDPHVHFRDPGLTYKEDWASGSMAAAHGGYTTVIDMPNTNPQTDTLKNFKEKKQIALKKSYCDFALQAGVKSKKDVDEIMTEKPASFKIFMDLYSDDELNELFSHIENTGKLLCLHCEDQKLVNYYTSKLKENPDNKSDCKAYSRARSEIAELISVHKAMTYAKKYNLQLHLCHISSNQTLKYVEAYKQDMNISIEATPHHIFLDNSTYDSYGTKAKTNPPLRNKKYALCVDDLCKFDSIGTDHAPHTLEEKTKDTWTTAAGIPGLEVTMKLLLSQVNKNKLSLDEIIRLTSANPARIFKIENKGFIKEGYDADLCVIDMDKYGKVDVDEFYTQAKYTPFEGMEYNGDVIMTINRGEIICEDDELIKHDVKYVY; encoded by the coding sequence ATGAACAACTTGATACTTAAGAATTGTAAATTTTCTGATAAGCAAATAAAAAACATAATAATAGAAGATGGAAAAATAGCCAAAATTACAAAAACTTTAAGTAAATCCGACTTGACCAGTGACAATATAATAGATTTAAAGGAAAAATATGTAATACCCGGACTTATAGATCCACACGTTCACTTCAGAGACCCCGGCTTAACATATAAGGAGGACTGGGCTTCAGGAAGTATGGCTGCAGCACACGGAGGATACACCACGGTAATCGATATGCCCAATACCAATCCACAGACGGATACCTTGAAAAATTTCAAAGAAAAAAAACAGATAGCCCTCAAGAAGTCATACTGTGACTTTGCACTTCAGGCAGGCGTCAAATCAAAAAAGGATGTGGATGAGATAATGACCGAAAAACCTGCATCCTTCAAGATTTTCATGGATTTATACAGCGATGATGAGTTGAATGAATTGTTCAGCCATATTGAGAATACGGGTAAGCTTCTATGTCTGCACTGTGAGGACCAGAAATTGGTGAACTATTACACGTCCAAACTAAAGGAAAACCCCGACAATAAAAGTGACTGCAAGGCATACAGCCGGGCAAGATCGGAAATTGCCGAGCTGATATCAGTACATAAGGCCATGACCTATGCAAAAAAATATAACCTGCAATTACATTTATGTCACATTAGCAGCAATCAAACCCTCAAATATGTAGAGGCATATAAACAAGACATGAACATAAGCATAGAAGCAACCCCACATCACATCTTCCTTGATAACAGTACATACGACAGTTATGGTACAAAGGCCAAGACCAATCCACCACTTAGAAATAAGAAATATGCGTTATGTGTAGATGATTTATGCAAGTTTGACAGCATCGGAACAGACCACGCACCTCATACACTTGAGGAAAAAACAAAGGATACCTGGACAACTGCTGCTGGAATACCGGGATTGGAGGTTACCATGAAACTGCTCTTATCACAGGTAAACAAAAACAAGCTAAGCTTAGATGAGATAATAAGATTAACCAGTGCCAATCCTGCAAGAATATTTAAGATAGAAAATAAGGGATTCATAAAGGAAGGCTATGATGCAGACTTATGTGTAATTGACATGGATAAATACGGAAAAGTAGACGTGGATGAATTTTATACACAGGCAAAATACACGCCATTTGAAGGTATGGAATATAACGGTGATGTCATCATGACAATTAACAGGGGAGAAATAATCTGTGAAGATGATGAATTAATAAAACATGACGTCAAATACGTTTACTAA